Proteins co-encoded in one Ictalurus furcatus strain D&B chromosome 9, Billie_1.0, whole genome shotgun sequence genomic window:
- the mrpl57 gene encoding ribosomal protein 63, mitochondrial, whose product MFLTLALLRKGIPGRQWIGKWRRPRPVTWQMKRNTVERLEREAQNEYWLSRPYLSLEQEKGHAHARRTHTWETIRHARQSTFPQHTSITEHLQHLNITRTWS is encoded by the coding sequence ATGTTCCTGACTCTGGCTCTGCTGCGGAAGGGAATTCCGGGCCGGCAGTGGATCGGGAAATGGCGAAGGCCACGCCCAGTCACCTGGCAGATGAAGCGGAACACGGTGGAGCGACTGGAGCGTGAGGCTCAGAATGAGTACTGGCTGAGTCGACCTTACCTGAGCCTCGAGCAGGAGAAAGGCCATGCCCACGCTCGCCGCACGCACACCTGGGAGACTATCCGCCACGCCCGCCAGTCCACCTTCCCCCAGCACACCTCCATAACTGAACACCTGCAGCACCTCAACATTACTCGTACCTGGAgctaa